A portion of the Treponema rectale genome contains these proteins:
- the tilS gene encoding tRNA lysidine(34) synthetase TilS, with translation MIFQEQDFIQLVKKGLFECGVDLSADLRVGVAVSGGADSVSLLYSLSEIFTPEQVFAVTVNHNLRPEEETCGDADFVEETCRSLGIKCRRTDVQRGLVKALAEKRGMGVEEAARKVRYEVFEDFIKSEKLDYLCLAHNKNDAGETMLMRFLKGSGIEGLCSVPRVRGRIIRPLLDVTRSQIESFLLHRGISYRTDSTNFDSAMTRNFLRNEVIPLLEKNMSGWRNAVLLGAEKIRGDEDFIQCELEKAFEVTGYKAGEIIEFDAESYSALHEALRRRIILDAVKRSGPDSLVSHDFIMEADGNIRTCRSFSCEAGGICIRKENGRVYVGVKKLEATETGFSVIIEKEGSFSAGDYFIEAGKSDDAVHLICNGKEIVLDKLEFPFAFRSFQVSDRIRKADGTYKNVSRILDDFKAGALKEKVPVVQQLFGTEEDGFMSIRCIFGSVAGLKDWIVKE, from the coding sequence ATGATTTTTCAGGAACAGGATTTTATACAGCTTGTAAAAAAAGGATTATTTGAATGCGGAGTTGATTTGAGTGCAGACTTGCGTGTTGGCGTTGCCGTTAGCGGCGGGGCTGATTCTGTTTCGCTGCTGTATTCTCTTTCAGAAATTTTTACTCCGGAACAGGTTTTTGCTGTTACGGTAAATCATAATCTCAGGCCGGAAGAAGAGACCTGCGGGGATGCTGATTTTGTTGAAGAAACCTGCCGTTCTCTGGGAATAAAATGCCGGCGTACTGATGTTCAGCGGGGGCTGGTAAAGGCTCTGGCAGAAAAAAGGGGCATGGGAGTGGAAGAAGCTGCCCGTAAAGTCCGCTATGAGGTTTTTGAAGATTTTATAAAGTCGGAAAAGCTGGATTATCTTTGTCTTGCCCATAATAAGAATGATGCCGGAGAAACCATGCTGATGCGTTTCTTAAAGGGCAGCGGAATTGAAGGATTGTGTTCAGTTCCAAGAGTCAGGGGCCGTATAATCCGTCCTCTTCTTGATGTAACCCGCAGCCAGATAGAAAGTTTTCTTTTACACAGAGGTATTTCCTACAGGACGGACAGTACGAATTTTGATTCGGCAATGACGAGGAATTTTTTAAGAAATGAAGTGATTCCCCTGCTTGAAAAAAATATGAGCGGCTGGAGGAATGCCGTTCTTCTGGGGGCGGAAAAAATCAGGGGTGATGAGGATTTTATTCAGTGTGAACTGGAAAAAGCTTTTGAGGTTACAGGCTATAAGGCTGGTGAGATAATAGAGTTTGATGCGGAATCTTATTCTGCTCTTCATGAGGCTTTGCGTCGGAGAATTATTCTTGATGCGGTAAAGCGTTCCGGTCCAGACAGTCTTGTGAGCCATGATTTTATTATGGAAGCTGACGGAAACATCCGTACATGCAGGAGTTTTTCCTGTGAGGCAGGGGGAATATGCATCCGTAAAGAAAACGGGCGGGTATATGTAGGGGTAAAAAAACTGGAGGCGACAGAAACGGGCTTTTCTGTTATTATAGAAAAAGAAGGAAGCTTTTCTGCAGGTGATTACTTTATTGAAGCAGGGAAATCTGATGATGCAGTTCATCTGATCTGCAACGGTAAGGAAATCGTACTTGATAAGCTTGAGTTTCCTTTTGCATTCCGGAGTTTTCAGGTGTCTGACAGAATCAGGAAGGCTGACGGTACTTATAAAAATGTGTCCAGAATTCTGGATGATTTTAAGGCGGGGGCCTTAAAGGAAAAAGTTCCCGTGGTTCAGCAGCTTTTCGGTACGGAAGAGGACGGCTTTATGAGCATCCGCTGTATTTTTGGAAGTGTGGCAGGCCTTAAAGACTGGATTGTTAAGGAATGA
- a CDS encoding 50S ribosomal protein L25 has protein sequence MEQLVINAKTRKDAGKKYAKELRKTGSIPAVAYNEKGESILLEVSAAEFSKAWRSVTKATLVNLKIDGQDNQAYIKDTEYDIKTDKNLHADFYIVSGKKPVTFNYKVHFSGTPAGVLKGGFMVKHVTDVKVKALPQDLPASIVCDVSKAEIGQKITVADLNLGDKITVLTRADSVIITIAPPKK, from the coding sequence ATGGAGCAGTTGGTAATTAACGCAAAAACACGTAAAGATGCAGGTAAAAAGTATGCTAAGGAACTTCGTAAAACAGGTAGTATCCCGGCAGTAGCATATAACGAAAAAGGAGAATCTATTCTTCTTGAAGTAAGTGCAGCTGAATTTTCAAAAGCATGGAGATCGGTTACAAAGGCAACTCTTGTAAATCTTAAAATTGACGGACAGGACAATCAGGCTTATATCAAAGATACTGAATATGATATTAAGACAGACAAAAACCTTCATGCAGATTTTTACATTGTAAGCGGAAAGAAACCGGTTACATTCAACTATAAAGTTCATTTCTCTGGTACACCGGCTGGTGTTCTCAAGGGTGGATTTATGGTAAAGCATGTTACTGATGTAAAAGTAAAGGCTCTTCCACAGGATCTTCCTGCATCAATCGTTTGTGATGTTTCTAAAGCAGAAATCGGACAGAAGATTACTGTTGCTGATCTTAACCTTGGAGACAAGATTACAGTTCTTACAAGAGCTGATTCTGTAATTATTACTATTGCACCACCAAAGAAATGA
- the yqeK gene encoding bis(5'-nucleosyl)-tetraphosphatase (symmetrical) YqeK: protein MEITAELVERVRKYAASQEKKKRYEHSLRVAETSRFMCSVYGENPEKGYFAGLAHDICKDIDEKVMEELASHDGYGLCEAELKKPALLHGRAAAVVLRRDFDVSDSEILQAVARHTLGCGNMCALAKIVFAADKIEPGRPQSTQEYRDRLFSMPLDEMVKSVIEESMEYLKAKGKTSSPLTLEFYKSVSGSV, encoded by the coding sequence ATGGAAATCACAGCTGAACTTGTTGAACGTGTAAGAAAATATGCTGCTTCTCAGGAAAAAAAGAAGAGGTATGAACATTCCTTAAGGGTTGCAGAGACAAGCCGGTTTATGTGTTCCGTTTATGGAGAGAATCCTGAAAAGGGATATTTTGCAGGGCTTGCCCATGATATCTGTAAGGATATTGATGAAAAAGTCATGGAAGAACTTGCATCTCATGACGGTTATGGATTGTGTGAAGCGGAATTAAAAAAGCCGGCCCTGCTTCACGGAAGGGCTGCAGCTGTTGTACTCAGGCGGGATTTTGATGTTTCTGACAGTGAGATACTTCAGGCGGTAGCCCGTCATACTTTAGGCTGCGGAAATATGTGTGCACTGGCAAAAATTGTTTTTGCAGCTGATAAAATTGAACCGGGTAGACCTCAGTCCACGCAGGAATACAGGGACAGACTTTTTTCAATGCCTCTTGATGAAATGGTAAAATCAGTTATTGAAGAAAGCATGGAATATCTTAAAGCAAAGGGAAAGACTTCTTCTCCTTTAACTTTGGAATTCTATAAGAGTGTTTCCGGCAGTGTATAA
- the nadD gene encoding nicotinate (nicotinamide) nucleotide adenylyltransferase produces MKIAVLGGSFNPVHNAHVSVAAQVCDSLGYDRVLFIPAYKPPHKEMNGVLSAEHRLKMLELVCEDDSRFVCEDCEIKREGVSYTYDTVCYLEEKYGSSLTGKIGLVMGTDLFAGFKYWYKADKLAEKCTLILADRPEEKTGSSFSNHALGNFASVNSEGFDITKDSLFDSALRLENSLLSISSTRIREMAARGEDFSSLVPKKVFDYIVNGKFYGNHS; encoded by the coding sequence ATGAAGATAGCTGTTCTTGGAGGCAGTTTTAATCCGGTTCATAATGCCCATGTTTCTGTTGCCGCTCAGGTGTGTGACAGTCTCGGTTATGACAGGGTTCTTTTTATACCCGCATATAAGCCTCCTCATAAAGAGATGAACGGGGTGCTTTCTGCGGAACACCGCCTGAAGATGCTGGAACTTGTCTGTGAGGATGATTCAAGATTTGTATGTGAGGACTGTGAGATAAAGAGGGAAGGTGTTTCATATACATATGATACTGTCTGTTATCTTGAGGAAAAGTACGGCAGCAGTCTTACCGGTAAAATAGGTCTGGTAATGGGAACTGATCTTTTTGCAGGTTTTAAATACTGGTATAAGGCGGATAAGCTTGCGGAAAAATGTACTTTGATCCTTGCAGACCGGCCTGAAGAAAAAACCGGCTCTTCCTTTTCAAATCATGCGCTGGGGAATTTTGCTTCCGTAAATTCAGAAGGTTTTGATATAACAAAAGACAGTCTTTTTGATTCTGCATTGAGGCTTGAGAATTCTCTTTTAAGCATAAGTTCAACCAGAATCAGGGAGATGGCAGCCAGGGGAGAGGATTTTTCAAGCCTTGTTCCGAAAAAAGTTTTTGATTATATTGTTAATGGAAAATTTTATGGAAATCACAGCTGA
- a CDS encoding LCP family protein, giving the protein MNYSSGKKNVIFLLVILFLIIGATVFFFFSIRTDAVNDILKNKDSIVSVLWLLNDGDDILASEILVMYPPTKKSAMFDIPGNTGGIYRSLGRVDRLDQVYKEKGVISFAKEVEGITGRELPFVVEVSLEDFSALTDILGGLKIFISDPVFTKAEDDSYFLFPSGGVTLDGDKINSYLHYSVAGESETFVKDRRQNTLIAFLSALRENSSIIFDEDNFSLYSGYFKGYLNGEKLDEESLHKVLSLLLNMDSDRITTNSITGTLNTVDGKKLLFPEDNGMQIKKVLNLTVTSLLSEEMSSQSRVYVLEILNGTDRTGLASRTARLFRDAGYEILRYENADRDDYQYTTIVSHIGNFKSAETIGSFIRCRNIVEDEIDSSAGLGTSATADFTIILGDDFNGTYATSGYSGNKNEGE; this is encoded by the coding sequence ATGAATTATTCATCCGGAAAAAAGAATGTAATTTTTCTTCTCGTTATTCTTTTTCTGATCATAGGGGCAACAGTATTTTTCTTTTTCAGTATCAGGACAGATGCCGTAAATGATATCCTTAAAAATAAAGACAGTATTGTTTCTGTTTTATGGCTTCTGAATGACGGGGATGATATACTTGCTTCTGAAATTCTTGTAATGTATCCCCCGACAAAAAAAAGTGCCATGTTTGATATTCCCGGAAATACGGGAGGTATTTATAGAAGTCTTGGCAGAGTTGACCGTCTTGATCAGGTATATAAGGAAAAAGGAGTCATAAGTTTTGCAAAGGAAGTAGAAGGAATTACAGGACGTGAACTTCCTTTTGTAGTTGAAGTTTCTCTTGAGGATTTTTCTGCATTGACGGATATTCTCGGAGGACTGAAGATTTTTATAAGTGATCCTGTGTTTACGAAAGCGGAGGATGATTCCTATTTTCTTTTTCCCAGCGGAGGCGTAACTTTAGACGGAGACAAGATAAATTCGTACCTGCATTATTCGGTAGCCGGAGAAAGTGAGACTTTTGTAAAAGACAGGCGTCAGAATACGCTTATTGCTTTTTTATCAGCTCTCAGGGAAAACAGTTCTATAATTTTTGATGAAGATAATTTTTCACTGTACAGCGGATATTTTAAAGGGTATCTGAACGGTGAAAAACTTGATGAAGAAAGTTTGCATAAGGTTTTAAGCCTTCTGCTTAATATGGATTCGGACAGAATTACTACGAATTCCATTACGGGTACTCTTAATACGGTTGATGGAAAGAAACTTCTCTTTCCGGAAGATAACGGCATGCAGATCAAAAAGGTTTTGAATCTTACTGTTACGTCCCTTCTTTCGGAAGAAATGTCTTCCCAGAGCCGTGTATATGTTCTTGAAATTCTTAATGGTACCGACAGAACAGGTCTTGCTTCCCGTACTGCAAGGTTGTTCCGTGATGCCGGATATGAAATATTAAGGTATGAAAATGCTGACAGGGATGACTATCAGTATACAACTATTGTAAGCCATATCGGTAATTTTAAATCTGCGGAAACCATTGGAAGCTTTATCCGCTGCAGGAATATCGTAGAAGATGAAATTGATTCATCAGCAGGACTTGGAACCAGTGCTACTGCTGACTTTACGATTATTCTTGGAGATGATTTTAACGGCACTTATGCTACAAGCGGTTATTCCGGTAATAAAAACGAGGGAGAGTGA
- the ispE gene encoding 4-(cytidine 5'-diphospho)-2-C-methyl-D-erythritol kinase translates to MADSLTVYSPAKINLGLKVFPKRSDGFHSISSIFTTVDLCDELEVSLVKEKNVCNVKCKGMELPPDNTFTAAYKAFCVLTGIQDGVSVNVTKHIPSGGGLGGGSSNASSFIQSIDSLFNTHLKASQLHELAGKVGSDVFFFTSALWHRMQKGYPSSRFAALVEGRGEIINPICARDDFAVVLVFPGVSVSTKAAYALVDEAFENGTLSDEIDDVSLEHMYKSGVADWKFKNSFTIPVISRYPEIAHALNDIREAGADFADMTGSGSTVFGIFAERKDALKASERLLDKWKTVLA, encoded by the coding sequence ATGGCTGACAGTCTGACCGTCTATTCACCGGCGAAAATTAACCTTGGACTTAAGGTGTTTCCTAAGCGAAGTGATGGTTTTCATAGCATAAGCAGCATTTTTACCACAGTTGATCTATGTGATGAACTCGAAGTAAGTCTTGTAAAAGAAAAAAATGTCTGTAACGTGAAGTGTAAGGGAATGGAATTGCCACCCGATAACACTTTTACTGCTGCATACAAAGCTTTCTGCGTGCTGACCGGCATTCAGGATGGTGTCTCCGTAAATGTTACGAAACACATTCCTTCCGGCGGTGGATTGGGGGGCGGCTCAAGTAATGCTTCTTCATTTATCCAATCTATTGATTCATTATTCAACACACATTTGAAAGCTTCCCAACTGCATGAACTTGCAGGCAAGGTCGGTAGTGACGTGTTCTTTTTTACGAGTGCACTGTGGCATCGTATGCAAAAAGGATACCCCTCCAGTCGTTTCGCAGCTTTAGTTGAGGGACGGGGTGAGATCATTAATCCGATTTGTGCCCGTGATGATTTTGCGGTTGTGCTGGTTTTTCCAGGTGTCAGCGTTTCTACAAAGGCAGCGTATGCTTTAGTAGACGAAGCTTTTGAAAATGGAACGCTTTCTGATGAAATCGATGATGTTTCATTGGAGCACATGTACAAATCAGGTGTCGCAGACTGGAAATTTAAAAACAGTTTTACGATTCCTGTAATCAGTCGTTATCCGGAAATTGCCCATGCATTGAATGACATTAGGGAAGCCGGCGCTGATTTTGCGGATATGACAGGTTCCGGATCAACGGTCTTTGGCATATTTGCAGAAAGAAAAGATGCTCTTAAAGCCTCGGAGCGTCTTTTAGATAAGTGGAAAACCGTTCTGGCTTAA
- the spoVG gene encoding septation regulator SpoVG, whose protein sequence is MQVSEIRIRKVEGEGKLKAYVTVTFDSCFVVHNVKIIEGKTGLFIAMPSRKTANGEYKDVAHPISPDFRVALQNQIIGEYEAGHVEVGSAED, encoded by the coding sequence ATGCAGGTTTCAGAAATCCGTATTCGCAAAGTAGAAGGCGAAGGAAAATTGAAAGCTTACGTAACTGTTACATTTGACAGTTGTTTCGTTGTTCACAACGTTAAGATCATTGAAGGAAAGACAGGTCTTTTCATTGCCATGCCTAGTCGCAAAACGGCAAATGGTGAGTATAAGGATGTTGCTCATCCGATTAGCCCTGATTTCCGCGTTGCACTGCAGAATCAGATTATTGGCGAGTATGAAGCTGGCCATGTTGAAGTCGGTTCGGCAGAAGACTAA
- the rsfS gene encoding ribosome silencing factor, with amino-acid sequence MSKTFEEKALEIAALMEDSKGQNVTVLDISQLNSWTDFFVIVTVSSGVQSQGMLKAVKDYAKENDLEIHLTHQKTEQGEDWNLIDLGSIVVHLMSEEARNFYELEKLWHAGKVLKGNS; translated from the coding sequence ATGTCTAAAACATTTGAAGAAAAAGCATTGGAAATTGCAGCACTTATGGAAGATTCAAAAGGACAGAATGTAACTGTTCTTGATATTTCTCAGCTCAACAGCTGGACGGATTTTTTTGTAATCGTAACAGTTTCCAGTGGAGTTCAGTCACAGGGTATGCTCAAAGCTGTAAAAGATTATGCTAAGGAAAACGATCTTGAGATTCATCTTACTCATCAGAAAACTGAACAGGGGGAAGACTGGAATCTTATAGATTTAGGTTCTATTGTTGTACATCTTATGTCTGAAGAAGCAAGGAACTTTTATGAACTTGAAAAACTGTGGCATGCAGGAAAAGTTCTGAAGGGAAATAGTTAA
- the obgE gene encoding GTPase ObgE → MIQFADEALIRVVSGKGGNGCASFRREKYIPNGGPNGGDGGRGGDIIFKVKNNLRTLAHLRFHPVFKAQNGGDGMSWNKYGKNGEDKIIPVPPGTVIKDAESGEIIHDFVNDTEDDQFLFLRGGNGGWGNVHFKSSTNQAPRRANPGEPGEERELRVELSIMADIGLVGFPNAGKSSLLDLFTNARPKIAPYPFTTKVPNLGVLHVDDESDLIIADIPGIIEGASEGAGLGVRFLKHISRTAGLLFMIDCSDEKCMDAYSMLLKELEGFGAELLKKPRIVLCNKIDIEGAAEAAENVKKRIASEDPDVKVIEVSVASRTNIDSVRREIISLVQKMDRLRTPGKNHGEGKEKSRFMAERAVDGTMETQYPGQQ, encoded by the coding sequence ATGATTCAGTTTGCAGATGAAGCTTTAATCCGTGTAGTATCAGGAAAAGGCGGAAATGGATGTGCTTCATTCAGAAGGGAAAAATATATTCCTAATGGCGGACCTAACGGCGGTGACGGAGGCCGCGGGGGCGATATTATTTTTAAGGTAAAGAATAATCTCCGTACACTGGCACATCTTCGTTTTCATCCGGTGTTTAAGGCTCAGAATGGTGGTGACGGAATGAGCTGGAATAAATATGGAAAAAATGGAGAAGATAAGATAATTCCGGTTCCTCCTGGAACAGTAATAAAGGATGCTGAATCTGGAGAAATAATACATGATTTTGTGAATGATACAGAGGACGATCAGTTTCTTTTCCTGCGGGGTGGAAACGGAGGATGGGGAAACGTTCACTTTAAATCCAGTACAAATCAGGCTCCGCGGCGTGCAAATCCCGGTGAACCTGGTGAAGAAAGGGAATTGAGGGTTGAGCTTTCCATAATGGCTGATATAGGACTCGTAGGATTTCCTAATGCAGGAAAATCAAGCCTTCTGGATCTTTTTACCAATGCCCGTCCTAAGATTGCCCCATACCCGTTTACTACAAAAGTTCCTAATCTTGGTGTCCTTCATGTAGATGATGAGAGCGACCTGATTATTGCAGATATTCCCGGCATAATTGAAGGTGCAAGTGAAGGTGCAGGACTTGGCGTCAGGTTTTTGAAGCATATTTCAAGAACTGCAGGACTTCTGTTTATGATTGACTGCAGTGATGAGAAATGCATGGATGCCTATTCAATGCTTTTAAAAGAACTTGAAGGTTTTGGTGCTGAACTGCTGAAGAAACCCCGTATTGTATTGTGTAATAAAATTGATATTGAGGGAGCTGCTGAGGCTGCGGAAAATGTAAAGAAAAGAATTGCTTCAGAAGACCCTGATGTAAAGGTTATAGAAGTTTCAGTTGCTTCAAGAACGAATATTGATTCTGTCAGAAGGGAGATTATTTCTCTTGTTCAGAAAATGGATCGTCTCCGTACTCCCGGAAAAAATCATGGCGAGGGAAAGGAAAAAAGCCGTTTTATGGCCGAAAGAGCTGTTGACGGTACCATGGAAACTCAGTATCCGGGGCAGCAATGA
- a CDS encoding tetratricopeptide repeat protein, producing MKKIVLFFLIFFAAGILNALPPVKTGDSLKDSALQANRRTALRCLQLASGYLSEKNYDAAVSQASLGIAYDETISDLWYILASSKNSLQAPKAQVLPLLEKAFELNSWVNYNRDNARIMHADILSDTGHSREAIAVLDAAPSVFSADAEYIRAKSCYRLGDSDNVSKARNKIDGARRIFPDDTRFPLLFFKNESHTDRNPDVQRMTRYFVKTITQYVEVSPDKDAELEIYAAWFASGSDREHLLKSFKARGLSHPLYAVVALESGIMNQEQAFNYIADFADTAIDYELMEEFIQMLDEEAVLALAREYFDSFGGFIQRDTDGDGISNLYVKYSRGRPQDIFYDSEQDGILDWNVVCDYGSPVSGSFPSRKMNFTWDKFPYLNTLTYADDSLPELSFGFVAEGLSWTPVLIREDVLISSLTGSRFFFPQVVEKPEVLDAAVLLRNASSLEIPGKERENSRIRFTVLDGEIVTADYFQGEKEFARAWFKNNLPDMRVCDKDGDGLYEVSEFYAVDNDRKMQVHSLEDIRSVTVNLFGIPSEGKQFYLKMVQIDMDGDTSPDFTEEYFDGNGKIASWDNDSDGKWDVRHVIISGNEEQSLFYDVMTHRMITVTSMNGKPVEVSDGISAFEITKDSVYDFYWIGNDFSHSRDFYESAAKLALKTLAAGSSSCYSTVFEFGDVRILAVKTGNICLGKIVAQKEYSEAEGGLENHDE from the coding sequence ATGAAAAAAATTGTTTTGTTTTTTTTGATTTTTTTTGCTGCTGGTATATTAAATGCGCTTCCTCCTGTAAAAACAGGAGATTCCCTTAAAGACAGTGCCCTTCAGGCAAACCGGCGTACTGCCCTGAGATGCCTTCAGCTTGCTTCCGGATATCTGTCTGAGAAAAATTATGATGCAGCCGTATCTCAGGCTTCCCTTGGAATTGCCTATGATGAGACTATTTCTGACCTGTGGTACATCCTTGCCTCTTCAAAGAATTCTCTTCAGGCTCCTAAGGCCCAGGTACTTCCTCTGCTGGAAAAGGCTTTTGAACTTAACAGCTGGGTAAACTATAACCGGGATAATGCCCGCATAATGCATGCCGACATACTATCTGATACGGGACATTCAAGGGAGGCTATTGCTGTTCTTGATGCAGCCCCTTCGGTTTTTTCAGCTGATGCTGAGTATATAAGGGCAAAATCCTGTTACAGACTTGGTGATTCTGATAATGTTTCCAAAGCCCGCAATAAAATTGATGGGGCCAGAAGAATTTTTCCTGATGATACGAGATTTCCACTTCTGTTTTTTAAGAATGAATCCCACACAGATAGAAATCCTGACGTTCAGAGGATGACAAGGTACTTTGTAAAGACTATTACTCAGTATGTGGAGGTATCTCCAGATAAAGATGCTGAACTTGAGATATATGCCGCATGGTTTGCTTCCGGAAGTGACCGGGAACATCTTTTAAAGTCTTTTAAGGCCCGGGGACTTTCTCATCCTTTGTATGCTGTTGTTGCCCTGGAGTCAGGCATAATGAATCAGGAGCAGGCTTTTAACTATATTGCTGATTTTGCAGATACAGCCATAGATTATGAACTTATGGAAGAATTCATTCAGATGCTGGATGAGGAGGCAGTTCTTGCCCTTGCGCGGGAATATTTTGATTCTTTCGGCGGTTTCATTCAGCGGGATACTGACGGAGATGGAATAAGCAATCTCTATGTTAAGTATTCCAGGGGAAGGCCTCAGGATATTTTCTATGACAGTGAGCAGGACGGTATTCTTGACTGGAATGTTGTATGTGATTATGGAAGTCCTGTGAGCGGAAGCTTTCCTTCCAGAAAAATGAATTTTACGTGGGATAAATTTCCATATCTGAATACGCTTACTTATGCTGATGATTCCCTGCCGGAGCTTTCATTCGGTTTTGTAGCAGAAGGATTGAGCTGGACTCCCGTGCTTATAAGGGAGGATGTTCTTATCAGTTCTCTGACCGGTTCCCGTTTCTTTTTTCCTCAGGTTGTAGAAAAACCGGAAGTGCTTGATGCTGCCGTGCTTTTAAGGAATGCTTCGTCTCTTGAGATTCCGGGAAAAGAAAGGGAAAATTCCCGCATACGTTTTACAGTTCTAGACGGAGAAATTGTTACTGCGGATTATTTTCAGGGTGAAAAAGAATTTGCACGGGCATGGTTTAAGAATAATCTTCCTGACATGAGGGTCTGTGACAAGGATGGAGACGGACTTTATGAGGTGAGTGAATTCTATGCAGTGGATAATGACAGAAAAATGCAGGTGCATTCTCTGGAAGACATACGTTCCGTTACGGTAAATCTTTTCGGCATTCCTTCAGAAGGAAAACAGTTTTATCTTAAAATGGTTCAGATTGATATGGACGGAGATACTTCGCCGGATTTTACGGAAGAATATTTTGACGGAAACGGCAAGATTGCTTCATGGGATAATGACAGTGACGGAAAATGGGATGTGCGTCATGTAATAATTTCAGGTAATGAAGAGCAGAGTTTGTTTTATGACGTGATGACACACAGGATGATTACAGTTACAAGCATGAACGGAAAACCGGTGGAAGTCAGTGACGGTATAAGTGCTTTTGAAATTACGAAAGATTCTGTATATGATTTTTACTGGATAGGAAATGATTTTTCACATTCAAGAGATTTTTATGAATCTGCAGCTAAACTTGCCCTTAAAACTCTGGCAGCCGGCAGTTCATCATGTTACAGTACGGTCTTTGAATTCGGTGACGTGCGTATTCTTGCCGTAAAGACCGGAAATATCTGTCTTGGAAAGATTGTGGCTCAGAAGGAATATTCAGAAGCAGAAGGTGGTTTGGAAAATCATGATGAATAA